The following are from one region of the Candidatus Hydrothermales bacterium genome:
- a CDS encoding DUF502 domain-containing protein — protein MIKILGTNIGEILVDIGLIKTKNVLITTLTGLVLSFIFIYAIGFFVTTIIGKKILDYGENLLTKLPFIRSFYSASKKLTDAIFSEKTAFKKVILVEFPKEGNYTFAFVTSEKKWQINGKNYLNIFIPTAPNPTSGWYLIVPEDKIIYLDLSVEDALKAIVSAGIVLPDNKNIFNLIKEYVQNIQKK, from the coding sequence TTGATAAAAATTTTAGGTACAAATATTGGGGAAATACTCGTAGACATTGGGCTAATCAAAACAAAAAATGTTTTAATCACAACATTAACAGGATTAGTTCTATCCTTTATTTTTATATATGCCATTGGTTTTTTTGTAACAACTATAATAGGTAAGAAAATACTAGATTATGGTGAAAATCTTTTAACAAAGCTCCCTTTTATTAGAAGTTTTTACTCAGCCTCTAAAAAATTAACTGATGCTATATTTTCAGAAAAGACAGCTTTTAAAAAGGTTATTCTTGTTGAATTTCCAAAAGAAGGCAACTATACGTTTGCCTTTGTTACCTCAGAGAAAAAATGGCAAATTAACGGTAAAAATTATTTGAATATATTTATTCCAACTGCACCTAACCCAACAAGCGGCTGGTATTTAATTGTCCCTGAAGATAAAATAATTTACCTTGACCTTTCTGTAGAAGATGCTCTTAAAGCTATAGTTTCTGCAGGAATAGTTTTACCTGATAATAAAAACATCTTTAACTTAATTAAGGAATATGTTCAAAATATTCAAAAGAAATAA
- the secA gene encoding preprotein translocase subunit SecA: MISKIFKKIFVSRNERVIRKIWPIVKKVNEIYNTYHHLKPEDLIKKTEEFTYRIRDGEPDSSILPEAFALVKEACRRLVGKRWKITGIDYEWDMIPFDVQIIGAVVLHQGKIAEMATGEGKTLVATMPLYLNAIIGRARGLKGDKRFLVNGSPRGVNHLVTVNDYLARRDREWMGPVYEMLGLEVGVIQGGMEPHERKPEYNKDITYGTNNEFGFDYLRDNMVFRKEDKVQRGHIYAIIDEVDSILIDEARTPLIISGPVERTSNYLYKQMKPHVERVVKKQTLLINSVLNEAEKSLKDGNLEETARKVLLAKKGAPKSRKLFKLLQEPDILKLTEKIELELLKEKRLREFESELFYVIDEKSNTVDLTEKGRREFLSVDKELFTLPDLSVELSKIDRDEALSAREKFYEKEKIIREYSEKSEKIHAIKQLLKAYSLFEKDDEYVVMDGKVIIVDEFTGRLMPGRRWSDGLHEAIEAKEGVEIQRETQTLATITLQNYFRMYEKLAGMTGTATTEAQEFWEIYKLDVVSIPTNKPVIRVDLPDIIFKTKKEKYQAVIDEIKKNFKIGRPVLVGTTSVEVSELLSRMLKREGIPHHVLNAKYHQQEAEIVARAGQKYAVTIATNMAGRGTDIKLGEGVRELGGLYIIGTEKHEARRIDRQLRGRAGRQGDPGTTRFFLSLEDDLLRLFGSDKVKELMERFGKKDEGPIESKLVTKALETAQKRVEMQNFEIRKRLLEYDDVMNKQREVIYGLRNEILEGEDMKELILNEYVNDLVEELTEKYLKGEFKEEWNINELLSELYYHFLSDFSEIKNYDEKHKIKEFILMKIRELYEAREELFGKERMRELERAALLFTLDTAWREHLYSLDNLREGIYLRAYGQKEPLLEYKQEAYKMFDELLRRIRNETINRIFHSRIVESERRLDIGKLRELRPELVRSLTTLKEKGEEEIKPVAQNLTYRREFAKVGRNDPCPCGSGKKYKKCHGRNI, translated from the coding sequence ATGATTAGTAAAATCTTTAAAAAAATATTTGTCTCTAGGAACGAGAGGGTAATAAGGAAAATCTGGCCAATCGTCAAAAAAGTAAACGAGATCTATAATACCTACCACCATCTTAAACCAGAGGATCTAATAAAAAAGACTGAGGAATTTACGTATAGAATTAGAGATGGCGAACCTGATAGTAGCATTCTTCCTGAAGCCTTTGCCTTAGTAAAAGAGGCCTGCAGAAGACTTGTCGGGAAAAGATGGAAAATAACAGGGATTGATTACGAGTGGGATATGATTCCCTTTGATGTCCAGATAATAGGTGCAGTGGTTTTGCACCAGGGTAAAATTGCTGAAATGGCAACAGGAGAGGGAAAAACACTCGTTGCTACCATGCCACTTTACCTAAACGCAATAATAGGAAGAGCAAGAGGACTAAAGGGTGATAAAAGGTTTCTGGTGAACGGCTCTCCAAGGGGGGTAAATCACCTCGTAACAGTAAACGATTACCTGGCAAGAAGAGATAGAGAATGGATGGGCCCTGTATACGAGATGCTCGGACTTGAAGTAGGGGTAATCCAAGGCGGTATGGAGCCACACGAAAGAAAGCCTGAATATAACAAAGATATAACTTATGGAACAAATAATGAATTTGGTTTTGACTATTTAAGAGATAACATGGTGTTTAGAAAAGAAGACAAGGTGCAAAGGGGACACATATACGCCATAATCGATGAGGTAGATTCTATACTTATAGATGAAGCAAGAACACCTCTTATAATCTCTGGACCTGTGGAAAGAACGAGTAACTACTTATATAAGCAAATGAAGCCCCACGTAGAAAGAGTTGTCAAAAAACAAACTTTACTTATAAATAGTGTTTTAAATGAAGCAGAGAAGAGTTTAAAAGATGGTAACTTAGAGGAAACTGCAAGAAAGGTGCTTCTTGCCAAAAAGGGAGCTCCAAAATCAAGAAAACTCTTTAAACTTTTACAAGAACCAGATATACTTAAACTCACAGAAAAAATTGAACTTGAACTTTTAAAGGAAAAAAGGCTAAGAGAGTTTGAAAGTGAGTTATTCTACGTTATAGATGAAAAATCAAACACCGTGGATCTTACGGAAAAGGGAAGAAGGGAATTTTTGAGCGTTGATAAGGAGCTATTCACTTTACCTGACCTATCGGTTGAACTTTCCAAAATCGACAGGGACGAGGCTTTGTCTGCAAGAGAAAAATTTTACGAAAAGGAAAAAATAATAAGAGAATACTCCGAAAAGTCTGAAAAGATTCATGCGATTAAACAACTTCTTAAGGCCTATTCTCTTTTTGAAAAAGACGATGAATACGTTGTTATGGACGGTAAAGTTATTATAGTTGACGAGTTTACAGGTAGACTGATGCCTGGAAGAAGATGGTCAGATGGATTACATGAGGCAATAGAGGCTAAAGAGGGTGTTGAAATACAAAGGGAAACTCAAACTCTTGCAACTATTACCCTTCAAAATTATTTCAGAATGTATGAGAAACTTGCTGGCATGACGGGAACTGCCACAACTGAGGCTCAGGAATTCTGGGAAATATATAAGCTTGATGTCGTTTCAATACCTACAAATAAACCTGTAATAAGAGTGGATCTTCCAGATATTATTTTCAAAACTAAAAAAGAAAAATATCAGGCTGTTATAGATGAAATTAAGAAAAACTTTAAGATAGGAAGACCTGTTCTTGTAGGCACAACTTCAGTGGAGGTATCAGAGCTTCTCTCCAGAATGTTAAAAAGAGAGGGAATTCCACACCATGTGTTAAATGCTAAATATCATCAACAGGAAGCTGAAATTGTTGCAAGAGCAGGTCAAAAATACGCAGTGACAATCGCTACAAACATGGCAGGAAGAGGAACTGATATAAAACTCGGAGAAGGTGTAAGGGAGCTTGGTGGCCTTTATATAATTGGAACAGAAAAACATGAGGCAAGAAGAATCGATAGACAGTTGAGGGGTAGAGCAGGAAGACAAGGAGATCCTGGAACAACAAGATTTTTCCTCTCTCTTGAAGATGATCTCTTGAGGCTTTTTGGCTCAGATAAAGTAAAAGAGCTTATGGAAAGATTTGGAAAAAAAGACGAAGGTCCCATTGAAAGTAAACTTGTTACTAAAGCCCTTGAAACAGCACAAAAAAGGGTAGAGATGCAAAATTTTGAAATAAGAAAGAGATTATTAGAATATGATGACGTAATGAATAAACAAAGAGAAGTTATATACGGACTAAGAAATGAAATCCTTGAAGGCGAGGACATGAAGGAACTTATTTTAAATGAGTATGTTAATGATTTGGTGGAGGAATTAACTGAAAAATACCTAAAAGGTGAGTTTAAGGAGGAGTGGAACATAAATGAGCTTTTATCCGAGCTTTATTATCATTTTCTTTCAGATTTCTCAGAAATTAAAAATTATGATGAAAAGCATAAAATAAAAGAATTCATCCTGATGAAGATAAGGGAGCTGTATGAAGCAAGAGAAGAGCTTTTTGGGAAAGAGAGAATGAGGGAGCTTGAGAGGGCAGCTCTACTTTTTACGCTAGATACGGCTTGGAGAGAACACCTTTACTCTCTTGATAATTTAAGAGAAGGTATATATTTAAGGGCTTATGGACAAAAAGAACCACTTTTAGAATACAAGCAAGAGGCGTACAAGATGTTTGATGAGCTTTTAAGAAGAATAAGGAACGAAACGATTAACAGAATCTTCCACAGTAGAATTGTAGAGTCAGAAAGAAGATTAGATATAGGTAAGTTAAGAGAGTTAAGACCAGAGCTTGTGAGATCTTTAACAACTTTAAAGGAAAAAGGTGAGGAAGAAATAAAGCCTGTGGCACAAAATTTAACTTATAGAAGAGAATTTGCAAAAGTTGGGAGAAATGATCCTTGTCCGTGTGGTAGTGGGAAAAAATATAAAAAGTGTCATGGTAGAAATATTTGA
- a CDS encoding MBL fold metallo-hydrolase, which translates to MSKVIFLGTGGGRVVVFQGLRSSGGLLISNKDFLIHIDPGPGALSALLKNGIYPNKIDCIWITHKDLDHTGELNIIVEGMTEGGLKKRGTLYTPEEVLKEHVLLDYLRDYLNEIVVIKNESVYHIKDYRFITSPPHNHRGVECYGFIIENYSFGYLVDTRPEEKILNFYRGLNYLVVNCVLLEPKEDVYHISLKDVPYIYEIAKPKKLILNHFGMRLLKYGYKNISDYLNKFNIPFLIAYDNMKIEL; encoded by the coding sequence GTGAGTAAAGTAATTTTTTTAGGAACAGGTGGGGGAAGAGTAGTAGTTTTTCAGGGTTTAAGATCAAGTGGAGGTTTATTGATAAGTAATAAAGATTTTCTAATTCACATAGATCCTGGACCAGGTGCTTTAAGCGCACTTTTGAAAAATGGGATTTATCCAAATAAGATAGACTGTATTTGGATAACACATAAGGATTTAGATCATACAGGCGAATTAAACATCATAGTAGAGGGGATGACAGAGGGAGGATTAAAGAAAAGAGGAACCCTATACACTCCTGAAGAAGTCTTAAAAGAGCATGTACTCCTTGACTATTTGAGAGATTATCTAAACGAAATTGTAGTTATTAAGAATGAAAGTGTTTATCATATAAAAGATTACAGATTTATCACTTCACCACCACACAATCATAGGGGGGTAGAATGTTACGGCTTTATTATCGAGAATTACTCCTTTGGGTACCTTGTTGATACACGACCAGAAGAAAAAATTTTAAACTTTTATAGGGGCTTAAATTATTTGGTTGTAAATTGTGTTCTTTTAGAACCAAAAGAGGACGTATATCACATTAGCTTAAAAGATGTTCCTTATATATATGAGATTGCAAAACCTAAAAAATTAATTTTGAACCATTTTGGAATGAGACTTTTAAAGTATGGCTATAAAAACATTTCAGACTATCTCAATAAATTTAACATTCCCTTTTTAATAGCTTATGATAATATGAAGATTGAACTGTAA
- a CDS encoding polysaccharide biosynthesis tyrosine autokinase: MTPETYTPIDVRKYLDALWKRKWVFLLFFLGVPVVTMIFTFATKPVYEAKSVLIVRTQETNPLNLGTYQNPIKNQIYILNTLNFAEKVWNRINEDENLKKSFTFFLKDGDPVSNIRSRISYTFDEQNNLLYIKVRGNLPKETAILCNLAADVFVKTSEEIAKSSAQEVVNFLEEQIPKVEANLQKIQDSLKNFKIREKITDIKLQGEYLSSKMKLIDEMSAEVEVDIKEKEGILRAWEKRREDLVKKISEGEGSGTKEIINALYEKIVKLETQKTSLLLEGFNENSKEIRELEEGIRQVKKELKEKLEESAFKEVSVTEPINEISEVIKNIVSLSAELRALQAKREALFFYKESLMKEFSKFPEKEITYLTLQRDFNINEEILMMLKKRYEEAKLQEVGQVSSFVIVEPSVPPRFPVYPKKRQNLLFAIVIGFGLALSLVFLLEYLDTKIRDVNEIKTIYPDFPILATIPFIRINTKEKTLLISHKKGSLYMESFRTLRSNLKFLKVGEEVKSILVTSSQPNEGKTTVSANLSIIFQMTNTKAVIIEGDLRKPGLPQIFGEKEKGLTEYLIGEAEINEIIYDTYLENLYYVPPGKIPPNPTELISSEKFRNLIEELKKRFDIIVIDSPPLTLFVDAAVIASQVDGSLIVLQFEHTRRETLEYTVSSLLRSGGKILGFVANKVTPSPFKTRGYYYSYYKPYKDYGYNVEY, from the coding sequence ATGACGCCGGAAACCTATACCCCTATTGATGTTAGAAAATACCTTGATGCGCTATGGAAGAGGAAATGGGTTTTTCTTTTGTTTTTCTTAGGAGTACCAGTGGTTACAATGATTTTTACCTTTGCAACAAAGCCTGTTTACGAAGCAAAATCTGTATTAATTGTTAGAACTCAAGAGACTAACCCTCTTAATTTAGGAACCTATCAGAATCCAATAAAAAATCAGATTTATATTTTAAATACTTTAAATTTTGCCGAAAAAGTTTGGAATAGAATAAATGAAGACGAGAACTTAAAAAAGAGCTTTACCTTTTTTTTGAAAGATGGAGATCCAGTTTCTAATATAAGATCAAGAATATCCTACACCTTTGATGAGCAAAATAATCTCTTATATATCAAAGTAAGAGGTAATTTACCTAAGGAAACAGCTATCCTTTGTAATCTTGCTGCTGATGTTTTTGTAAAGACTTCTGAAGAGATAGCTAAGTCATCTGCTCAAGAAGTTGTAAATTTTTTGGAAGAGCAGATACCAAAGGTTGAGGCTAATCTCCAGAAAATCCAGGATTCGCTTAAAAATTTCAAGATTAGAGAGAAAATAACAGACATTAAGCTCCAGGGTGAATACTTAAGTAGTAAGATGAAGTTAATTGATGAGATGTCTGCTGAAGTAGAGGTAGATATTAAAGAAAAAGAGGGGATTTTAAGAGCCTGGGAGAAAAGAAGGGAAGATTTAGTGAAAAAAATTTCAGAGGGTGAGGGGAGTGGTACAAAAGAGATAATAAATGCTCTTTATGAAAAAATTGTAAAGCTTGAAACGCAGAAAACTTCCCTTTTACTTGAGGGGTTTAACGAAAATAGTAAAGAAATTAGAGAACTTGAGGAAGGAATAAGGCAAGTCAAAAAAGAACTTAAGGAAAAACTTGAAGAGAGTGCCTTTAAAGAAGTTAGTGTTACCGAACCTATTAATGAGATCTCGGAGGTTATAAAAAATATAGTCTCTTTAAGTGCAGAATTAAGAGCTCTTCAGGCAAAAAGGGAAGCTCTATTTTTCTATAAGGAGTCTTTAATGAAGGAGTTCTCAAAATTTCCTGAAAAAGAAATAACTTATTTAACTTTGCAAAGAGATTTTAATATAAATGAAGAAATTTTGATGATGCTTAAAAAAAGGTATGAAGAGGCAAAACTCCAAGAGGTTGGTCAAGTTTCAAGTTTTGTTATTGTAGAGCCTTCTGTACCTCCGAGGTTTCCTGTTTATCCTAAAAAAAGACAGAATTTACTATTTGCTATTGTCATTGGTTTTGGTCTTGCTCTCTCCCTTGTTTTCTTACTTGAGTATCTTGATACAAAAATAAGGGACGTAAATGAAATTAAGACAATTTATCCGGATTTCCCTATCCTTGCTACCATTCCTTTTATAAGGATAAACACCAAGGAAAAAACTTTACTGATCTCTCATAAGAAGGGATCGCTATATATGGAGAGTTTCAGAACTTTAAGAAGTAATCTAAAATTTTTAAAAGTAGGTGAAGAAGTTAAATCAATTTTGGTAACAAGTAGCCAACCTAATGAGGGTAAGACCACAGTCTCTGCTAATCTTTCAATAATTTTTCAGATGACAAATACCAAAGCTGTGATTATTGAGGGTGATCTAAGAAAACCTGGTCTTCCTCAGATATTTGGAGAAAAAGAAAAGGGACTTACAGAGTATCTAATTGGAGAAGCAGAGATTAATGAAATTATTTATGATACTTATCTAGAGAATTTGTATTACGTTCCCCCAGGCAAGATTCCTCCTAATCCAACAGAACTTATTTCCTCTGAAAAGTTTAGAAACTTAATAGAGGAGTTAAAGAAAAGATTTGATATTATAGTGATTGACTCACCTCCCTTGACTCTTTTTGTTGATGCAGCTGTAATTGCTTCACAGGTTGATGGTTCCCTTATAGTTTTGCAATTTGAACACACAAGAAGAGAAACCCTCGAATATACAGTCTCTTCCCTTTTAAGATCGGGAGGAAAAATTTTAGGATTTGTAGCTAATAAAGTTACCCCCTCACCCTTTAAAACAAGGGGTTATTATTATTCCTATTATAAACCTTACAAAGATTACGGATATAACGTTGAATATTAG
- a CDS encoding HD domain-containing protein gives MKKIYVSDLQKYDGIFEDYFILHTLRNNVGRKGEYIELVISDKTGELKAFLFNLDVVIEEGVYKIKGEAGSFNEERRVIIKEAEKVEDYDSIKMELLPSSEIPKEMLKRKILEEINNIKNEFLKKLLLRIFDEKFIESFVEAPAAFKYHHAYLGGLAEHTLNVLKLVKTISGCYKELNTDLLIAGAILHDIGKVLTYKIGFKLKMTDEGKLLDHIYLGMKKVDEEIEKLNRELSSNELFPTKFPEDLRLNLLHLLASHHGSKKKGSLTEPMTKEAYILHIADLLDAEIYKFEEAIKMSQEGDRWTPFHNKLKKSIFLGGKKEND, from the coding sequence ATGAAAAAAATATATGTTAGTGATTTACAAAAATATGATGGGATTTTTGAAGATTATTTTATCCTTCACACCCTAAGAAACAACGTAGGAAGAAAGGGTGAATATATAGAGCTTGTAATTTCTGACAAAACTGGAGAATTAAAGGCTTTTTTGTTTAATCTGGATGTGGTCATAGAAGAGGGGGTTTATAAAATAAAAGGGGAAGCGGGAAGTTTTAATGAGGAAAGAAGAGTTATTATAAAGGAAGCTGAAAAAGTTGAGGATTATGATTCTATAAAAATGGAACTTCTTCCAAGCTCGGAAATTCCAAAAGAAATGTTAAAAAGAAAGATTTTAGAGGAAATAAATAACATTAAAAATGAATTTTTAAAGAAACTGCTTTTAAGAATTTTTGATGAAAAGTTCATTGAAAGTTTCGTGGAGGCACCCGCTGCCTTTAAATATCATCATGCCTACTTAGGAGGTTTAGCAGAACACACACTGAATGTCTTAAAATTAGTTAAAACCATATCAGGCTGCTATAAAGAGTTAAATACCGATTTACTTATTGCAGGGGCAATTTTACATGATATCGGAAAAGTTTTAACCTATAAGATAGGTTTTAAATTAAAAATGACGGACGAGGGAAAACTCCTTGATCATATTTACCTGGGAATGAAAAAAGTTGACGAAGAAATAGAAAAATTAAATAGGGAACTTTCATCAAATGAACTTTTTCCCACTAAATTCCCTGAGGATCTCAGATTAAACCTTTTACATCTTCTTGCATCTCACCATGGTTCAAAAAAGAAGGGTTCACTCACAGAACCAATGACTAAAGAGGCATATATTTTACACATAGCAGATTTACTTGACGCAGAGATCTATAAATTTGAGGAAGCAATAAAAATGAGCCAAGAGGGCGATAGGTGGACCCCTTTCCATAATAAATTAAAAAAATCAATCTTTTTAGGAGGTAAAAAAGAAAATGATTAG
- a CDS encoding hemolysin family protein, with protein MFKIFKRNKKQKTLEKEKVEDFIEGIKRLSEKRIEEVMTPRIDMVCIKHNATLKEALEVFRKHPYSRIPVIKEDKDEVIGILFFKELLLIDFNEYETKKVTEIMKVPFYFTENKNSLEALKEMRNNKIHFALVVDEFGSVTGFVTLEDLVEEIVGDIASEFDREPIEKPQKTKDGYIIPGRISIEELSNLIELEKEDEEEVVTAAGYIIKKIKRIPSKGEKIQIGKYIFEILDASESRIKKIKISKVK; from the coding sequence ATGTTCAAAATATTCAAAAGAAATAAAAAACAAAAAACACTAGAAAAAGAAAAAGTAGAAGATTTTATAGAGGGAATAAAAAGACTTTCTGAAAAAAGAATAGAAGAGGTAATGACTCCTAGGATAGATATGGTATGTATAAAACATAATGCGACTCTTAAAGAAGCACTTGAGGTGTTTAGAAAACATCCCTACTCACGAATACCTGTAATAAAAGAAGATAAAGATGAAGTAATAGGTATTCTTTTTTTTAAAGAACTACTTTTGATTGATTTCAATGAATATGAAACCAAAAAGGTCACTGAAATTATGAAGGTTCCCTTCTACTTTACGGAAAATAAGAATTCGCTTGAAGCACTAAAGGAAATGAGAAATAATAAAATTCATTTTGCACTTGTTGTTGATGAATTTGGAAGTGTAACTGGATTTGTAACCTTAGAAGATCTTGTTGAGGAAATAGTGGGTGACATAGCTAGTGAGTTTGATAGAGAACCTATTGAAAAACCTCAAAAAACTAAAGATGGATATATAATACCTGGTAGAATTTCAATAGAAGAGCTTTCAAATTTAATTGAGTTAGAAAAAGAAGATGAAGAGGAGGTTGTGACAGCAGCAGGTTATATAATTAAAAAGATAAAGAGAATTCCTTCAAAGGGTGAGAAAATTCAGATAGGGAAATATATTTTTGAAATACTTGATGCCTCTGAATCACGCATAAAGAAGATTAAAATTTCAAAAGTAAAGTAA
- a CDS encoding BCAM0308 family protein — protein MRRTDKRFTYKLRDPYMDKSLYSDPTICPTCGLIYHKKRWVNNPELLKKIKENEKRVEHKDCPACRKIKDKYPLGIVEIRGDFVIKKNEEIHSRVKHIAADEYIHNPLERIIDVKEEGDKITIETTTEHLAEKIGKNIAKTFKKNIKIIFSETDKFVRVFVSE, from the coding sequence ATGAGGAGAACCGATAAGAGATTTACCTATAAACTTAGGGATCCGTATATGGATAAGAGCTTATACTCAGATCCTACTATATGCCCGACGTGCGGTCTTATTTACCATAAGAAAAGATGGGTGAATAATCCAGAATTATTAAAAAAAATTAAAGAGAATGAAAAAAGGGTTGAACATAAGGACTGTCCTGCTTGCAGAAAAATAAAAGATAAATATCCTCTTGGCATAGTGGAAATAAGGGGAGATTTTGTTATTAAAAAAAATGAGGAAATTCACTCACGGGTAAAACATATAGCAGCAGACGAATACATACATAATCCACTTGAAAGAATAATTGATGTAAAAGAAGAGGGAGATAAGATTACAATTGAAACAACTACAGAGCACCTTGCTGAAAAAATTGGAAAGAATATAGCTAAGACATTTAAAAAAAATATAAAAATCATTTTCTCAGAAACTGATAAATTTGTAAGAGTCTTTGTTAGTGAGTAG